TGATTCTGATACTGCTACATGTTGAGGTTGTAGCTGTAGCTGATCAAAATGCATTGACATGTTTGAATTCGATGGCATCTCCGAAGTCGACGAGGAAAGAACACTTGTTTGAGAGTGGCTTTGAGCAGGTTGAGATGGGTGTTGATGCCGCTGCAATGTTGAAAGTCGGGCCTGAATGTAGGCCAACTCTGCCTGCAGACTCACCACCTACACTCATAATACAAATGTCATGTTGAGTTCAACTTAAAAGTGTAGGCgcatttgtatatattttcatcGCTTATGCATTGGcgtactttcttttttattttttctttaatctgtCAAGCTGTAAACCTGGTGCTCTTCTTAAACAGGTTTCACTCTACCATTATGCTAAGATACTAACTAATTATGCCTTAACATACCGGAAAATTCTTATCTAATTTTTACTTATGTGTCTACCTATACActcaatatataaataattaatatgaatttatcaatttttaaataattaaatgtgttaatcatttaatataaaaatacaaaatagtCATATATATAcgtcatttttatatttattccaTCACATACGCATGGTATAAGTAAGAATCAATTATCCcattaatgttattattttcttctcaaatatattactatcatattaaaaagaccAAAGGCTTTGAAGTTTGCTCTAAGAGTAGGTGAatcaattaactaattaattcaGATTTGGAGAAGAATAAGATGCTCCTCGGCAGACTGTGCAGCCATTGACCGTGAAACCGGAGAAGAAAATAAGGttttataaaaacttattcagttaagatatataattctaataattaatcaaagcAAGGTGACAAAACAAATGTAACAAGGTCAAACTAATCAAACTTATCCCCCTTAAGGCATTGCAGAATCTgcattaataaatcaattacatAGCTGTGCATgcatgaaatataaaaaaaaaaaaaaaaacccaaagcatttaaattattcaacaTAAAAGGTGATGGTATTTTCACCTGATATAAGCAACAAACAGCTCACTGGTGGTTATCTTACCtaaataaatctataaattactAATGAGGTTAGCTCAACtgtgaaaggaaaaaaaataatcttgaAATCCATTAGAGCACAGTGCTATTTATGGGTACTAAGAATCTACTTGGACTCTTCTAAGGTAAAAAGATTTCATcgagaagaaaatgattctGACAAGTAAATCGATGATCATCCCCCCATGTGATTCATAAAGACTTTTGATACAACAGATTTACCACATTAGAAATCAACACATGGGTAGGACCCAAGAGTACAATCATCCATACAAGGAAACCTTCCTTTGccaaatttatttcattatttaagcttcttttttttttcggtTCCACATTATGTAAAgattattcaattaattaaataacgTGCATTAACATAATTACTCATTAACTATACATGTCTCCTACCCCAGATTACAAGAAAGAACGAACCACCAAAGTCAAGAATTgtgaatatttcaatatttctCGAGCTTCTAAAATTTTCTTGCTAGATCCGGCAAGCAATTAGTACCCTTATTAGTCGTCAACCCCCTGTACATGGCggctctttctctctctctttctgcgttgtgtttaattaattaaatactagTATTAAATTCTCAAGTTAGCATGAGTTTCACGCAATTCTGTTCTGTGGAAAACCCACGACCCAAAATGATAGAATAAATTGTTACTCTCCATAAATGCTAGATATATGTATAGTATTAGCAGTATGAATTTCTTTCACTCAAAAATTTATTGCTATATGGAAAAACCAagactagaaaagaaaaaaccctaGGTAGTGCCTGAGTAGTCTATGGTAAAACTTGTCCTTGCACTCTTGGACCTAGAAAGCTGACAGAGTTGTGAAATCAACAGTGATGTTAAATGTGAAAACATTGACCATCGACTAGATTTGTTTACCTCTATAATTCACGACTTTGAATGACTAGCTGTTACTAGCTACTGCCATGAAATAAACTTTAACACACCAGTTTTGTTTGGAGACATGAATGCCGATTGCTGTTTGCCCGACTAAAATTTAGCCTGTCTTCAGAATTCTTTTCGTGGAATACTTTAGCGGATTATTGGAATGAAACTATTAGCTAATATTCTCAACTCATGGCATTATAGCATATTAAGAGGGTTTGAGACCAATTATCTACGCCCAAAAAGAACTTTTAGGGACATTTAAGAGATTACTAACTTTAACACATATGGTTATAAAGAAGAGAATGAAATttttaggaaaagaaagatcTTGAAGAAGCcctaataaattgaaaaattttacaaGCATAAGGTAGAAAAGTATTAGAATAATTTTCTGAAATCTATTTTTACAACGCATGTTTGTATTCATTTAGTCTTCTTGTTTCTGTTTTGGGTGTGGGGGTCATAAACCCTAATCAGGATTCGCTGAAGCCGAAATCCCTTTAACTATATTTGCGGTGCATGTTAAGAAGGGATGATTAATACATGTATGATGAAGAAAGAGACTAATTACCTGCTGTTGGAGAGTGAAAAGGTGGCCGACACAGCCGTAAACAGGGTCTCTAACCCTAGCCAAAGCTTCATAACAAAGAGTAACAACCGCATCAAAGCGTT
The Ricinus communis isolate WT05 ecotype wild-type chromosome 1, ASM1957865v1, whole genome shotgun sequence DNA segment above includes these coding regions:
- the LOC8270647 gene encoding LOB domain-containing protein 19 yields the protein MNGGGGPCGACKFLRRKCLKGCIFAPYFDSDQGTAHFAAVHKVFGASNASKLLLRIPAHKRFDAVVTLCYEALARVRDPVYGCVGHLFTLQQQVVSLQAELAYIQARLSTLQRHQHPSQPAQSHSQTSVLSSSTSEMPSNSNMSMHFDQLQLQPQHVAVSESELTNVCHPLGPQLENDELQALARDFVSRYLPGVRFKPTSSQ